A stretch of the Crocinitomicaceae bacterium genome encodes the following:
- the hemA gene encoding glutamyl-tRNA reductase, producing MIRFNVIAFTHNCIGVEEIGKFHVEADQIVQRMQFLQEEVGISEIMYLSTCNRVEFIFVTSEEVDADFIALFLKAFNPSWHHTQIQHYLERAKCWNGINAVNHLIEVASSVDSMVLGEREIITQVRNAFDFSREHHLSGDIIRLVVRQAIETAKKVYTETQIATKPVSVVSLAYHHLCERNPDINSRILVVGSGVTNTNMCRFLKKHGFKNYQIYNRTKENAEVLARFTGGSAHALSELSDHINGFDILVTCTGSQDHVITQAIYERLIADDKRKKIVIDLAIPADLDPAIPEKFEVDHISVSFLKSVADENLKERRKELIKVRQIIYEAVEEFKEIFKMRQVEIKMRSIPERIKEIRSTATGQVFAKEINQLDENSREILERVLDYMEKKYISVPMVMAKEMMMKKEAEEI from the coding sequence ATGATTCGGTTTAATGTTATCGCATTTACACACAATTGTATTGGAGTAGAAGAGATTGGTAAGTTCCATGTGGAGGCTGATCAAATTGTGCAACGCATGCAATTTCTGCAAGAGGAAGTAGGTATTTCTGAAATCATGTATTTAAGTACCTGTAATAGGGTAGAATTTATTTTTGTGACAAGTGAAGAGGTGGATGCAGATTTTATTGCACTCTTTTTAAAGGCATTCAATCCATCATGGCATCATACTCAAATTCAGCATTACCTTGAGCGGGCAAAATGTTGGAATGGTATCAACGCCGTCAATCACCTGATTGAAGTTGCATCTTCAGTTGACAGTATGGTGCTTGGAGAACGTGAAATCATTACGCAAGTGCGCAATGCGTTTGATTTTTCACGTGAACATCATTTGTCAGGAGACATCATTCGCTTAGTGGTTAGGCAAGCAATTGAGACAGCAAAAAAAGTGTATACAGAAACGCAAATTGCTACAAAACCGGTATCGGTTGTTTCATTGGCTTATCATCATTTGTGTGAAAGAAATCCTGATATCAATTCCAGAATTCTGGTTGTTGGGTCAGGTGTCACCAATACAAACATGTGTCGGTTTTTGAAAAAGCATGGATTTAAAAATTACCAAATTTATAACCGCACAAAAGAAAATGCTGAGGTGCTTGCTCGCTTTACGGGTGGCAGTGCGCATGCATTGAGTGAATTGTCAGATCATATCAATGGGTTTGATATTCTGGTTACTTGCACCGGGTCACAAGATCATGTTATTACACAGGCAATTTATGAACGATTGATTGCAGACGATAAGAGAAAAAAAATTGTGATTGATTTGGCAATTCCGGCTGACCTTGATCCTGCTATACCTGAAAAATTTGAGGTTGACCATATCTCAGTTTCATTTTTAAAATCAGTGGCAGATGAAAATTTAAAAGAGCGCCGGAAAGAACTCATCAAAGTGAGGCAAATTATTTACGAAGCGGTTGAAGAATTCAAAGAGATTTTTAAAATGCGTCAGGTAGAAATTAAAATGCGCTCAATACCTGAAAGAATCAAAGAAATCAGATCAACTGCAACCGGTCAAGTATTTGCAAAAGAGATCAATCAGCTGGATGAAAATTCACGTGAAATACTTGAAAGAGTCTTGGATTACATGGAGAAAAAATACATCAGCGTGCCGATGGTGATGGCAAAAGAAATGATGATGAAAAAAGAGGCTGAGGAAATCTGA
- a CDS encoding penicillin-insensitive murein endopeptidase, whose amino-acid sequence MKRTNLTLVILIFFATHLFSVREAFAVSLAYSICESEDSLHTDSINVMAYYAANHDTLLPSKSVGTVSEGELVNGRIIPFYGENFQYFSAESYLGGRAFAHEKVINTLLLFYADLKSNYPERFFYIMEMSNKQGGKIYPHRTHQNGLSVDLMLPKIKNGQPDYSLDSLGKNHYFLSFNDHGEFAGDSSLTIDFELLAHQLLLLDFCAKKSGLKIAKVIIKLEYKDELFTTSFGEQLKNTDIYFAQKLTPLINDLHDDHVHVDFEEKD is encoded by the coding sequence ATGAAGCGCACCAATCTTACACTTGTTATTTTGATTTTTTTTGCAACGCATCTGTTCTCTGTGCGAGAGGCATTTGCTGTGTCACTGGCGTATTCTATTTGTGAAAGTGAAGACAGTTTACATACTGACTCAATAAACGTGATGGCATATTACGCTGCTAATCATGACACCTTGTTGCCAAGCAAATCAGTTGGAACTGTTTCAGAAGGAGAGTTAGTGAATGGTCGAATCATTCCGTTTTATGGTGAAAATTTTCAATATTTTTCTGCTGAGAGTTATTTGGGAGGAAGAGCATTTGCGCACGAAAAAGTAATTAATACGCTCTTGCTTTTTTATGCTGATTTGAAATCAAACTATCCTGAAAGATTTTTTTATATCATGGAAATGTCAAACAAACAAGGAGGAAAAATTTATCCGCACCGTACGCATCAAAACGGCCTGAGTGTTGACCTCATGTTGCCAAAAATTAAAAATGGTCAACCTGATTATTCATTAGACTCATTAGGGAAGAATCACTATTTTCTTTCGTTTAATGATCATGGTGAATTTGCCGGTGACTCTTCTCTCACCATTGATTTTGAATTGCTGGCGCATCAGTTACTCTTGCTTGATTTTTGCGCGAAGAAATCAGGTTTGAAAATTGCCAAAGTCATTATCAAACTGGAATATAAAGATGAATTATTCACGACAAGTTTTGGTGAGCAATTAAAAAACACCGACATTTATTTTGCCCAAAAACTTACACCACTGATCAATGATTTGCATGATGATCACGTGCATGTTGATTTTGAAGAGAAAGATTAG
- a CDS encoding uroporphyrinogen-III synthase — translation MAKSRVILITRKLKNDSALKNWAHHQGYTLNDISFIKTIPVKGLKIPETDWIFFSSPSAVRCFFEEYTLKQKRIASLGKATASVLADYGYQADFIGDDEKTPSEIGKEFFDKRSGNESIFFPLSNLSQRNVLSHQGNRKVIELNTYHTLPIQYTLSEKPDVIIFTSPSNIESYCSTNELTLSDTLVAIGKTTAAALENLGFRKIIVSSTPREEDLIAALQSLE, via the coding sequence GTGGCTAAGTCAAGAGTCATATTGATTACTCGCAAGTTGAAGAATGATTCTGCTTTGAAGAACTGGGCACATCATCAAGGATATACATTGAATGATATTTCTTTTATAAAAACAATTCCGGTCAAGGGTTTGAAAATTCCTGAAACGGATTGGATATTTTTCAGTTCTCCGTCAGCGGTACGTTGTTTTTTTGAAGAATACACCTTGAAGCAAAAACGCATTGCTTCATTGGGTAAAGCCACTGCAAGTGTATTGGCAGACTATGGGTATCAGGCTGATTTCATAGGTGATGATGAGAAAACGCCCTCTGAAATTGGCAAAGAATTTTTTGATAAACGGTCAGGAAATGAATCCATTTTTTTTCCGCTCAGTAATTTATCACAACGGAATGTATTATCCCATCAGGGCAATAGAAAAGTAATTGAATTAAATACGTACCACACGCTGCCCATTCAATATACCTTGAGTGAAAAACCGGATGTCATAATTTTTACCAGCCCGTCAAACATTGAATCCTATTGTTCAACAAATGAACTTACTTTATCTGATACCCTTGTTGCAATTGGTAAAACAACAGCTGCTGCGCTTGAGAATTTAGGTTTTCGCAAAATCATCGTGAGCAGCACACCGCGTGAAGAAGATTTGATTGCCGCATTGCAATCTCTTGAATAA
- a CDS encoding aminoacyl-tRNA hydrolase, whose product MKFLIVGLGNPGEKYANTRHNIGFRVVEQLIEGTDARFETAKLGNVTTHKYKGRTLILLQPSTFMNLSGKAVNYWLQHEKIPVENLLVITDDLALPLGKLRMKPKGSDGGHNGLKDIQATLQTENYARLRFGVGSDFAKGKQVDYVLGEWQTDEIPVLQERMKLACEMIHAFVTIGIEKTMSLYNSK is encoded by the coding sequence ATGAAATTCCTGATTGTTGGTTTAGGAAACCCCGGAGAAAAATACGCAAACACCCGTCACAACATTGGTTTCAGGGTGGTTGAACAATTGATTGAGGGCACTGATGCACGTTTTGAAACGGCCAAACTAGGGAATGTGACAACACATAAATACAAAGGGCGCACGCTTATTTTGTTGCAGCCATCAACCTTTATGAATTTAAGCGGTAAGGCAGTAAATTATTGGTTGCAACACGAAAAAATTCCGGTTGAAAATTTACTCGTAATTACGGATGATCTTGCCTTGCCCTTGGGAAAATTGCGGATGAAACCCAAAGGCAGTGACGGCGGCCATAATGGGTTGAAAGATATTCAGGCTACTTTGCAAACTGAAAATTACGCACGGTTACGGTTTGGTGTTGGAAGTGATTTTGCAAAAGGTAAACAAGTAGATTATGTGCTGGGCGAATGGCAAACAGATGAAATCCCTGTTCTTCAAGAACGCATGAAATTGGCCTGTGAAATGATTCATGCCTTTGTAACTATAGGCATAGAGAAGACAATGAGTTTGTACAACTCTAAGTAA
- the hemC gene encoding hydroxymethylbilane synthase yields MKIRIGSRGSDLALWQANFVKAQLENLGHQVEIKIIVTRGDRIQDLSFDKIEGKGFFTKEIEEALLNNEVDLAVHSHKDLETTNPEGLIIGAVSYREEPNDILLIHPSASDKSQPFSLAVNAVVGTSAARRKSQLKRLRPDCLIEDLRGNVPTRVQKLRDGKYGAIVLACAGVERLRLNLEGLHVMKLAPEDFVPAPAQGVLGLQIRQQDIELAQALKKIHHEDVAESIQVERDVLRLMEGGCQLPLGIYCQKLNTEFHVLVSYSKSSAEAGKLYQFNQSSSAGLAEKIVQELKRG; encoded by the coding sequence ATGAAAATCAGAATAGGTTCACGCGGTAGTGATCTGGCTTTATGGCAAGCAAACTTTGTAAAAGCACAACTTGAAAATCTGGGTCATCAGGTAGAGATTAAAATTATTGTAACACGCGGTGATCGCATTCAGGATTTGAGCTTTGATAAAATTGAAGGGAAAGGTTTTTTCACCAAGGAAATTGAAGAAGCGCTCTTGAATAATGAAGTTGATTTAGCAGTTCACTCGCATAAAGATCTTGAAACTACCAATCCTGAAGGACTCATCATTGGTGCGGTTTCGTATCGTGAAGAGCCAAATGATATTTTATTAATTCACCCATCTGCATCAGATAAAAGCCAACCGTTTTCACTGGCAGTTAATGCTGTAGTTGGCACCTCTGCCGCAAGACGCAAATCACAACTGAAGCGTTTACGACCCGATTGTTTAATTGAAGATTTGCGCGGCAACGTACCAACACGTGTTCAAAAATTGCGTGATGGAAAATACGGCGCTATCGTTCTGGCTTGCGCCGGTGTTGAGCGCTTACGTCTCAATTTAGAAGGGTTACATGTTATGAAATTAGCCCCTGAAGATTTTGTGCCTGCACCTGCTCAAGGGGTGCTGGGTTTACAAATAAGACAACAAGACATTGAACTTGCTCAAGCCCTGAAGAAAATTCATCATGAAGATGTGGCTGAATCAATACAGGTAGAGCGCGATGTTTTGCGTTTAATGGAGGGCGGTTGCCAATTACCTTTAGGCATCTATTGTCAAAAGTTAAATACCGAATTTCATGTATTGGTGAGCTATTCTAAATCAAGTGCTGAGGCAGGTAAATTATACCAATTCAATCAATCATCAAGTGCAGGTTTGGCTGAAAAAATTGTGCAAGAACTAAAGCGTGGCTAA
- a CDS encoding suppressor of fused domain protein — protein sequence MSDGISFETLLENSVVVSENNDYHFEIRLYADPNKQYQLLFTNGLRTKAQEVNERNVGFEHIELYMLLPEYWNLQQHSWPQEWLNKIAQIPKKNNTWFGLGDTIPAGNPTKPITEKFKAEYFIIAKPMKLERVLKTKDAGFEFLAVIPIYKKEFQYKTQFSSIVLFEKFQEKNISEMIDEFRLPAARKKFLGVI from the coding sequence ATGAGTGACGGCATTTCATTTGAAACTTTGTTAGAGAATTCAGTAGTTGTCTCTGAAAATAATGATTATCATTTCGAGATACGCTTGTATGCCGACCCGAATAAGCAATACCAGTTACTTTTCACCAATGGGTTGCGAACAAAAGCACAAGAAGTGAATGAGCGAAATGTGGGTTTTGAACATATTGAACTCTACATGTTGTTGCCTGAATACTGGAATCTTCAACAACATAGCTGGCCACAAGAATGGCTGAATAAAATTGCCCAGATTCCAAAAAAAAATAATACCTGGTTTGGCCTCGGAGATACCATTCCTGCGGGTAATCCAACAAAACCAATTACTGAAAAATTCAAGGCTGAATATTTTATTATAGCCAAACCCATGAAGTTGGAACGAGTGCTGAAAACAAAAGATGCTGGCTTTGAATTTTTAGCTGTTATACCAATTTATAAAAAGGAATTTCAATACAAAACACAATTTTCATCTATTGTACTATTTGAAAAATTTCAGGAAAAAAACATTTCTGAAATGATAGATGAATTTCGATTACCGGCTGCGCGCAAGAAGTTTTTGGGGGTGATATAA
- a CDS encoding T9SS type A sorting domain-containing protein has product MKKLLFTLLSLVWIGASFAQTTVYTTGQSYVDAWTGWSTPVTTNITSNSVNGANIYNFNGTTGNAYTIETYRQFTINSNDLDFYLTATTENCLVSIEFSTDNVSYTLVGSQSWGAGFSVSTLISPTFDPGVTTFYIKLKMSGTFGSPAQANFNSLKIDAVLNSTNAVSISPTATQSINVGANGTMLTAAESPSAATSREWKYSTVSGSGYVSFGTAQTGTTYTPNFASAGTYYVVCVSDFSGDIQTSNEVQINVGSASVQELEMVSQVWFENGNLQLVCSAPEYSVEVYDISGTRVFKGTNVKTVDFSSHAPGIYFVSLSTTEGKKTFKLIKGH; this is encoded by the coding sequence ATGAAAAAATTACTCTTCACGTTATTATCCCTTGTATGGATTGGAGCATCATTTGCACAAACTACTGTTTACACAACAGGACAATCGTATGTAGACGCATGGACGGGCTGGTCAACTCCGGTAACTACCAATATCACATCCAATAGTGTTAATGGCGCCAACATCTACAATTTTAACGGTACAACAGGTAACGCCTATACCATAGAAACTTATCGTCAGTTCACGATCAATTCAAATGATTTGGATTTTTATCTTACCGCAACCACTGAAAATTGTTTAGTTTCCATTGAATTCAGTACAGATAATGTTAGCTATACCTTAGTGGGTTCACAAAGCTGGGGGGCAGGATTTTCAGTATCTACACTCATATCCCCAACATTTGATCCGGGTGTCACCACATTTTATATTAAACTAAAAATGTCAGGCACATTTGGTTCACCGGCGCAAGCAAACTTCAATAGTTTAAAAATTGATGCAGTGCTCAATTCAACCAACGCGGTTTCCATTTCTCCAACTGCCACGCAAAGTATAAACGTTGGCGCAAACGGAACCATGCTTACCGCCGCAGAATCACCATCAGCAGCAACTTCTCGTGAATGGAAATATTCAACAGTTTCAGGCTCAGGATATGTATCATTTGGTACGGCACAAACAGGCACCACTTATACTCCAAATTTCGCCAGCGCTGGCACTTATTATGTGGTATGCGTGAGTGATTTTTCAGGTGACATACAAACTTCTAATGAGGTGCAAATTAACGTTGGTTCTGCTTCAGTTCAAGAATTAGAAATGGTATCACAAGTTTGGTTTGAAAACGGAAATCTTCAATTAGTTTGCAGCGCACCTGAATATTCAGTTGAAGTATATGACATTTCAGGCACACGTGTATTCAAAGGCACCAATGTGAAAACGGTAGATTTTTCATCACATGCTCCGGGCATTTATTTCGTCTCTCTTTCAACCACTGAAGGCAAAAAAACCTTCAAATTAATCAAAGGGCACTAA